One Lysinibacillus sp. OF-1 DNA segment encodes these proteins:
- a CDS encoding MFS transporter — MKKFIYVIIFFSFFDLFTQLPVMSTYAESLGASAFLTGLAVGMYSLSNTFGNIISGFLTDRKGPFIILIVGLFTTGLSLTLYNLIEEPIALLIVRFIHGLVAGFIVPAAFTFLANATEQEKRGKGSAISGAFVGIAAIIGPAFSGILASRTSVPFVFNITASFMLLLGILAFFLLKANQVKKEKAEPNTYIPIRVFFKNTGTLKAFLGAFFLMFSQGVIAYLLPLKVQSLGYDSRLSGTLMSTFGIIAVLVFLLPTNRIFDKVDPLKTLSVGIGLMGISQLLISQADSNTLLYIAMACYGVGFGFLFPSVNSLLIDSTTAEVRGKAYGYFYAFFSLGVVLGSSLLGWLSLGTISGFIFTGIVLLLFAGAILISHKRPSHA; from the coding sequence ATGAAGAAATTTATCTATGTAATTATTTTCTTTTCGTTTTTCGACCTTTTTACCCAGCTTCCTGTTATGAGTACATATGCTGAATCTTTAGGAGCATCAGCATTTCTAACTGGTCTAGCAGTGGGTATGTATTCACTTTCCAATACATTTGGTAATATCATTTCAGGCTTTTTAACAGATCGTAAAGGACCTTTTATCATACTAATTGTTGGTCTTTTCACAACAGGTTTATCGTTAACACTATATAATTTAATAGAGGAGCCAATCGCACTATTAATTGTACGTTTTATCCATGGACTTGTTGCAGGCTTCATTGTTCCTGCTGCCTTCACATTTTTAGCAAATGCTACTGAGCAAGAAAAAAGAGGTAAGGGCAGTGCTATTTCTGGTGCATTTGTTGGTATTGCTGCCATTATAGGCCCTGCTTTTAGTGGTATTTTAGCAAGTCGAACAAGTGTCCCATTTGTTTTCAATATCACGGCAAGCTTTATGCTGCTATTAGGCATTCTTGCGTTCTTTCTACTGAAAGCAAACCAAGTAAAAAAAGAGAAAGCAGAACCGAATACATATATTCCGATAAGGGTCTTTTTTAAGAACACGGGAACATTAAAAGCCTTTTTAGGAGCCTTCTTCTTAATGTTTTCTCAAGGTGTCATTGCTTATCTACTTCCGCTCAAAGTCCAATCTTTAGGCTATGACTCTCGTTTAAGCGGTACTTTAATGAGCACATTTGGTATAATTGCTGTTCTTGTTTTTCTTTTACCAACGAACCGCATTTTTGATAAGGTTGATCCTCTGAAAACATTGTCTGTTGGTATAGGGTTAATGGGCATAAGTCAATTATTAATTAGTCAAGCTGATTCTAACACTTTACTTTATATAGCGATGGCTTGTTATGGCGTCGGTTTCGGTTTCCTATTCCCTTCAGTCAATTCCTTACTAATTGACTCTACAACTGCTGAAGTACGAGGAAAAGCGTATGGTTATTTTTATGCATTTTTCTCTCTTGGCGTCGTTTTAGGCTCTTCTTTATTAGGCTGGCTGTCACTTGGTACAATTAGCGGCTTTATATTTACTGGAATCGTCCTTTTGCTCTTTGCAGGAGCGATCCTTATTTCACACAAAAGACCTTCTCATGCTTAA
- a CDS encoding CvfB family protein has translation MNALQSGEVVTLTVLEQQASKWILTNGVEELPLNASEVTEPLAVGDRLEVFLFVDRRGDLAATTAIPAFTQGEYGWARVLKVVEREGAFVDIGTSREVLVRAEDLPAVKELWPEPGDHVFMTLRTDRNGDLFGRLATEEKVTELYEGALEDMHNKNIQARPYRLLPVGTFLLGVEAPYRIFVHESERNAEPRLGQDVVVRIIDVKEDGSMNGSLLPRKHERLSNDAQQILTYLQDVGGKMPFGDKSSPEEVQEMFNMSKGAFKRALGTLMKAGKIKQQDGWTEEV, from the coding sequence ATGAACGCATTACAATCAGGTGAAGTTGTTACATTAACGGTATTAGAGCAACAAGCATCGAAATGGATTTTAACAAATGGAGTGGAAGAACTCCCTTTAAATGCTTCAGAGGTAACAGAGCCACTAGCAGTAGGTGATCGCCTTGAAGTATTTTTATTTGTAGATCGTCGTGGTGATTTGGCTGCTACAACGGCTATTCCAGCTTTTACTCAAGGAGAATATGGCTGGGCTCGTGTCTTGAAAGTGGTTGAACGTGAAGGTGCTTTTGTAGATATTGGTACATCTCGTGAGGTTTTAGTAAGAGCAGAGGATTTACCAGCAGTAAAAGAGTTGTGGCCAGAACCAGGTGACCATGTATTTATGACATTGCGTACGGATCGAAATGGTGATTTATTTGGACGTTTGGCAACGGAAGAAAAAGTGACAGAACTATATGAAGGTGCACTAGAAGATATGCACAATAAAAACATTCAGGCACGTCCATATCGTTTGTTACCAGTTGGCACATTTTTACTAGGGGTAGAAGCGCCTTACCGTATTTTTGTTCATGAATCAGAGCGCAATGCAGAGCCTCGATTAGGGCAAGATGTAGTTGTACGGATTATCGACGTAAAAGAGGATGGTTCGATGAATGGCTCCCTTTTACCAAGAAAGCATGAACGACTTTCAAATGATGCACAGCAAATATTGACTTATCTACAAGATGTGGGCGGCAAAATGCCATTTGGTGATAAATCATCCCCTGAAGAGGTTCAAGAAATGTTCAATATGAGTAAAGGGGCATTTAAACGTGCACTAGGAACACTCATGAAGGCTGGTAAAATAAAGCAACAAGACGGTTGGACTGAAGAAGTTTAG
- a CDS encoding M15 family metallopeptidase produces the protein MKNNRLPLIIGALISIALIAAIFVVYNYKNDQVNSATDEQPKTTETNDSTEKDSSVTEEPDNTPETPAESEQQPDENGYLPNQTLPTEPTYINGILLANKIYPLPSTFAPEENPEARQALNQMLAAAKQQGFDLVAFSGYRSFEYQTKLYDNYVKRDGQAAADRYSARPGYSEHQTGLAFDIGERGKEDVWLTAEFGETPAGQWLFAHAQEYGFILRFPQNKEDITGYMYESWHYRYVGKDIAKEITKQNITLEEYLGVK, from the coding sequence GTGAAAAACAATCGTCTTCCGCTCATCATAGGTGCTTTGATTTCTATCGCGTTAATCGCAGCTATTTTTGTAGTCTATAACTATAAAAATGATCAAGTAAATAGTGCGACTGATGAGCAACCAAAAACAACAGAAACAAACGACTCTACAGAGAAAGACTCTTCTGTAACAGAGGAGCCAGACAATACACCTGAAACACCTGCAGAATCAGAGCAGCAACCTGACGAAAACGGTTATCTACCAAATCAAACATTACCTACTGAACCAACCTACATAAATGGTATTTTGCTAGCAAATAAAATATATCCACTTCCTTCTACCTTTGCACCTGAAGAAAATCCAGAGGCACGACAAGCTCTAAATCAGATGTTAGCTGCCGCCAAGCAACAAGGATTTGATTTAGTTGCATTTAGTGGGTATCGTTCTTTTGAATATCAAACAAAACTTTATGATAACTATGTAAAACGTGATGGACAAGCAGCAGCAGATCGATACAGTGCTCGACCAGGCTATTCCGAACACCAAACAGGCTTAGCGTTTGATATAGGAGAGCGTGGAAAAGAGGATGTATGGCTGACAGCAGAATTTGGAGAAACGCCAGCAGGACAATGGCTATTTGCGCATGCTCAAGAGTATGGTTTTATTTTACGTTTCCCACAAAATAAAGAAGATATTACAGGTTATATGTATGAATCTTGGCATTATCGTTATGTAGGCAAAGATATTGCAAAAGAGATTACAAAGCAAAATATTACGTTGGAAGAATATTTAGGAGTGAAATAA
- a CDS encoding GNAT family N-acetyltransferase, which translates to MEFQLQQLAENQYAFLNEQKGEKLAEITWQQNGSVMVMDHTYVSDKLRGQGVAKQLLDQAASYAREKGYKMEAVCSYVVAAFEKSDAYNDVKQ; encoded by the coding sequence ATGGAATTCCAATTACAGCAACTAGCGGAAAATCAATATGCATTTTTGAATGAGCAAAAAGGGGAAAAACTCGCAGAAATTACTTGGCAGCAAAATGGCTCAGTAATGGTAATGGATCACACATATGTATCAGATAAGCTCCGTGGTCAAGGTGTGGCCAAACAATTACTCGATCAAGCAGCATCGTATGCACGTGAAAAGGGTTATAAAATGGAGGCCGTTTGTTCCTATGTTGTAGCCGCATTTGAAAAATCAGATGCATATAATGACGTGAAACAATAA
- a CDS encoding late competence development ComFB family protein, with product MSDPILVNVTEEIVRGLVSFLLRGPEYQTFCKCEICEFDTVALTLNALPSKYVTSMEARDEAFKEMNTPESIERINKEIIHALHVVNKYPRHKVEPTS from the coding sequence ATGTCAGATCCTATTTTAGTAAATGTTACAGAAGAGATTGTGCGTGGTTTAGTAAGCTTTTTACTACGAGGACCAGAATATCAAACATTTTGTAAATGCGAAATCTGTGAATTCGACACGGTGGCACTTACACTAAATGCATTGCCAAGTAAGTATGTTACATCTATGGAAGCCAGAGATGAGGCATTTAAAGAAATGAATACTCCTGAAAGTATTGAGCGCATCAACAAAGAGATTATTCATGCGTTACATGTGGTAAATAAGTATCCTCGACACAAAGTAGAGCCTACTTCTTAA
- the mntR gene encoding transcriptional regulator MntR yields the protein MPTPSMEDHIEQIYLLIANKGYARVSDIAEALSVLPSSVTKMVQKLDKDGYLVYEKYRGLTLTPKGEKLGKRLVQRHELLEQFLRMIGVDEERIYDDVEGIEHHLSWNSIDRIADLVQVMEENPDIVKKLEASKTQHNL from the coding sequence ATGCCAACACCTAGTATGGAAGACCATATCGAACAAATATATTTATTAATCGCCAACAAAGGATATGCGCGTGTGTCTGACATTGCTGAAGCATTATCTGTACTTCCTTCTTCTGTTACAAAAATGGTTCAAAAATTAGATAAAGATGGTTATTTAGTTTATGAAAAATACCGTGGACTGACATTGACGCCTAAAGGAGAAAAGCTTGGCAAGCGTCTTGTGCAGCGCCATGAATTGCTCGAGCAGTTTTTACGAATGATTGGTGTGGATGAAGAGCGTATTTATGATGATGTTGAGGGAATTGAACATCATTTAAGTTGGAATTCAATCGATCGTATTGCAGATCTTGTGCAAGTAATGGAAGAGAATCCAGACATCGTGAAAAAATTAGAGGCATCTAAGACACAGCATAATCTTTAA
- the cls gene encoding cardiolipin synthase — MSIFTDIEYLVPLTLFFNILLAMTIIFLERKDATSTWAWILVLFFLPLVGFILYLLLGRQLRRKHLFRWEGRKDIGIDNLISYQMEAIRSETFEFRIANAENYQEMIYMHLRTNNAVLTQDNHLDIFDDGANKFEQLLKDIEAAKDHIHIQYYIFRLDDLGTRIVNALIKKAKQGVKVRLLYDEMGSRNVKKRHFKELLNAGGEVEVFFPSILPLLNPRLNFRNHRKIVVIDGRIGYIGGFNVGDEYLGLQKKFGYWRDTHLRIEGSAVHPLQTRFLLDWNQASAQQKMGYSDRYFPAIPQKGDVGLQIVSSGPDSDWEQIKIGYLKLINMAKKYIYIQTPYFIPDVSFLDAIKIATLSGIDVRIMIPNKPDHMFVYWATYSYAGQLLRAGAKVYIYEKGFIHAKTIIIDDEASTVGTANIDVRSFSLNFEVNAFIYDANISHQLAELFEKDIFDCTELTWEMYKNRSALIKFKESISRLLTPIL; from the coding sequence ATGAGCATTTTTACAGACATAGAATATTTAGTCCCTTTAACCTTGTTTTTTAATATTTTATTAGCCATGACCATCATTTTTTTAGAACGTAAAGATGCTACCTCTACATGGGCATGGATTCTTGTATTATTTTTCTTGCCATTAGTTGGATTTATTTTGTACTTATTACTTGGAAGGCAGTTACGAAGAAAGCATTTATTTCGTTGGGAAGGGCGTAAGGATATCGGGATAGATAACCTCATTAGCTATCAAATGGAAGCCATTCGCAGTGAAACATTTGAGTTTCGCATTGCAAACGCAGAAAATTATCAAGAAATGATTTATATGCACCTTAGAACAAACAATGCGGTATTAACACAAGACAACCATTTAGATATTTTCGATGATGGTGCCAATAAATTTGAACAACTCCTAAAAGATATTGAAGCAGCTAAAGATCATATCCACATTCAGTATTATATTTTCCGTCTAGATGACTTAGGTACACGTATCGTGAATGCACTGATTAAAAAAGCAAAACAAGGTGTCAAGGTACGTCTACTCTATGATGAGATGGGCTCACGTAATGTAAAAAAGCGTCATTTTAAAGAATTGCTGAATGCTGGAGGTGAAGTAGAAGTTTTCTTCCCATCCATTTTGCCACTTCTCAATCCCCGTCTAAATTTTAGGAATCACCGTAAAATTGTTGTCATTGATGGTCGAATTGGCTATATTGGTGGCTTTAATGTCGGTGATGAATATCTTGGGCTACAAAAAAAATTCGGTTATTGGAGAGACACTCACTTGCGAATTGAAGGAAGTGCGGTGCATCCACTGCAAACTCGCTTTTTACTCGATTGGAATCAAGCAAGTGCACAGCAGAAAATGGGCTACTCTGATCGCTACTTCCCTGCTATCCCGCAAAAGGGTGATGTTGGCTTACAGATTGTTTCAAGTGGACCAGACTCAGACTGGGAACAAATTAAGATTGGTTATTTAAAACTTATTAATATGGCGAAAAAATATATTTATATTCAAACACCTTATTTTATCCCAGATGTAAGCTTCTTAGACGCCATTAAAATCGCAACATTGTCGGGCATTGATGTGCGCATTATGATTCCTAACAAACCTGACCATATGTTCGTTTATTGGGCTACTTATTCCTATGCCGGTCAGTTATTACGTGCAGGAGCGAAAGTCTACATTTATGAAAAAGGCTTTATCCATGCCAAAACCATTATTATTGATGACGAGGCATCGACTGTCGGAACAGCTAATATCGATGTCCGAAGTTTCAGTCTGAATTTTGAAGTCAATGCCTTCATCTATGATGCAAACATATCGCACCAACTTGCAGAGCTATTTGAAAAGGATATTTTTGATTGTACAGAATTAACATGGGAAATGTATAAAAACCGCTCAGCACTTATTAAATTTAAAGAATCCATTTCACGTTTATTAACGCCTATTTTATAA
- the yidC gene encoding membrane protein insertase YidC has translation MKNLKLFSMLGLAVFVLSGCQAVQNKEGFFYSIFVKPMEFLLEFFGNDIFSGSYGLAIIAITVLIRLVLMPIMLKNYRQQQLMKTKMDAFKPEMEAVQKKMKEAKTKEEQTQYQQEMMALYQKHGINPLNMGCLPMLIQMPIIMGLYFSILYSADVKSHEFLWFSLGSPDIVMTIIAGIVYLVQARVSLWTVPEQQKAQMKMFIYISPIMIVFISMSSMAALPLYWSVSGALLIIQTYIGRKYYSEHPEKAKK, from the coding sequence ATGAAAAATTTGAAACTCTTTTCAATGCTTGGTCTAGCAGTTTTTGTGCTTAGTGGCTGTCAAGCAGTGCAAAACAAAGAAGGTTTTTTCTATAGTATCTTTGTAAAACCTATGGAATTTTTACTGGAGTTTTTCGGGAATGATATCTTTTCAGGAAGCTATGGTTTAGCAATCATTGCGATCACGGTTCTAATTCGTTTAGTTTTAATGCCGATTATGTTAAAAAACTATCGTCAGCAGCAATTGATGAAAACGAAAATGGATGCGTTCAAGCCTGAAATGGAAGCCGTTCAGAAAAAAATGAAGGAAGCTAAGACAAAAGAAGAGCAAACACAATATCAACAAGAAATGATGGCTCTCTATCAAAAGCATGGCATTAATCCACTTAACATGGGTTGCTTACCGATGTTAATTCAAATGCCAATTATTATGGGACTTTATTTCTCGATTTTGTATTCTGCGGATGTAAAATCACATGAGTTTTTATGGTTTAGTTTAGGGTCACCTGATATCGTTATGACCATTATTGCAGGGATTGTTTACTTAGTCCAAGCGCGTGTATCATTATGGACTGTACCTGAGCAACAAAAGGCTCAAATGAAAATGTTTATTTATATTTCTCCAATTATGATTGTCTTTATCTCAATGTCTTCTATGGCAGCTCTACCTCTGTATTGGTCTGTCAGTGGTGCATTATTGATTATTCAAACATATATTGGGCGTAAATATTATTCGGAGCATCCCGAAAAAGCAAAAAAATAA
- a CDS encoding LytTR family DNA-binding domain-containing protein produces MDPKQIEEIMEIIKEFFPENTSIAISDTNEYLYYQPSKKVDLKIKPGDPIKEGSAAHKALSYGQKISSYIEPDVFGVAYYGMSIPLMEEGETKGAITAIFPQKPSAFLTNYITIKIDDCWYPIKHDQVIYLETQLRKTFVKTMTREGYHRLNLSDLELFLAPDSFIRCHRSYIVNIDFIDEIQPDSHSTFLLIMKDGTRIPVSQRYASYFRRSLGF; encoded by the coding sequence GTGGATCCAAAACAAATAGAAGAAATAATGGAGATAATTAAGGAGTTCTTCCCTGAGAATACATCCATTGCTATCTCTGATACAAATGAATATTTGTATTACCAGCCAAGCAAAAAAGTTGATTTAAAAATTAAGCCAGGTGATCCGATTAAAGAAGGTTCAGCCGCACACAAAGCACTTAGCTATGGTCAAAAAATCAGCTCATACATCGAACCTGATGTTTTTGGTGTCGCTTACTATGGAATGAGTATTCCTTTAATGGAGGAAGGCGAAACTAAAGGAGCTATTACTGCTATCTTCCCGCAAAAACCATCAGCATTCTTAACAAATTATATTACCATCAAAATTGATGATTGCTGGTACCCAATCAAACATGATCAAGTGATTTATTTAGAAACTCAACTCCGTAAAACATTTGTTAAAACAATGACTCGTGAAGGTTATCACCGTTTGAACCTAAGTGATCTAGAGCTATTTTTAGCACCTGACTCATTTATTCGTTGTCACCGCTCTTATATCGTTAACATTGACTTCATCGATGAAATTCAACCAGATTCACACTCAACGTTTTTATTAATTATGAAAGATGGTACGCGCATTCCTGTTAGCCAACGCTATGCAAGCTACTTCCGTCGTTCTCTAGGTTTTTAA
- a CDS encoding DUF1002 domain-containing protein, giving the protein MKKTWIKILTATMLVFGVMAPATGFASDNTPPKAIDEKLGVPIVVYGANLSEAEKESVKKSLKVSEEPEIEEITVSGEDLVKYIKDSNSSSRMYSSAKITRRDTGKGLVIEIVTPSNITQVTSEMYANAMLTAGIQDATVQVAAPKAVTGHSALVGIYKAYEVTTGETLDIERTDVANEELSVATSIAESAGVDDAKVAELLTEIKKQIAELKPATREEVEKIVQEQLNKLEINLSEKDRQLLVDLMNKISKLDIDFSKWSEQLNDISNTIQEKFGSLMEDKGFWESVKSFFANLKDTISSWFN; this is encoded by the coding sequence TTGAAAAAAACATGGATTAAAATACTAACAGCTACAATGTTGGTATTTGGAGTGATGGCACCAGCAACAGGGTTTGCATCTGATAATACGCCTCCAAAAGCAATTGATGAAAAATTGGGCGTACCTATCGTCGTATATGGAGCAAATTTATCTGAGGCTGAAAAAGAATCCGTCAAAAAATCATTAAAAGTAAGTGAAGAACCTGAAATCGAAGAAATTACTGTGTCTGGTGAGGATCTAGTAAAATACATTAAAGATAGTAATTCAAGCTCTCGTATGTATTCTTCTGCGAAAATTACACGTAGAGATACGGGGAAAGGTTTAGTTATAGAGATTGTAACGCCATCTAATATTACGCAGGTAACTTCTGAAATGTACGCGAATGCGATGCTTACGGCAGGAATTCAAGATGCAACGGTACAAGTAGCTGCGCCAAAAGCTGTTACGGGACATTCAGCGCTAGTAGGTATTTACAAGGCATATGAAGTTACAACAGGCGAAACGCTTGATATTGAGCGTACCGATGTTGCCAACGAAGAATTATCAGTGGCTACATCTATTGCAGAATCTGCAGGGGTAGATGATGCTAAGGTTGCAGAATTACTGACAGAAATTAAAAAGCAAATTGCGGAATTGAAGCCAGCAACACGTGAAGAAGTAGAAAAAATTGTACAAGAGCAATTAAACAAACTTGAAATTAATTTAAGTGAAAAGGACCGTCAATTGCTAGTAGATTTAATGAATAAAATCAGTAAGCTAGACATTGATTTTAGTAAATGGTCTGAACAGTTAAATGATATTAGTAACACAATCCAAGAAAAATTCGGCTCACTCATGGAAGATAAAGGTTTCTGGGAAAGTGTGAAAAGTTTCTTCGCAAATCTAAAAGATACCATTTCTTCATGGTTTAACTAA
- a CDS encoding helix-turn-helix transcriptional regulator — translation MQLHQHSMSETISKRYFQEIDNINQYIGVEEFFNIESKLIFEIYHLESTKAKKSLHELIDILSIRFGKQVIKIVRSYFSVLSSIVARKLLDNQVPSKKAFAFNIACNDMIENQMKDAEFLQFADDLIDFFVYFIADRKQPTFRHQTVNKVIMYINDELENDLTVESIANNFHISTSHLSRIFREHVGITLVEYLNVRRVEESQYYLRHTNKSITSISDQFHFCNQSYFTRIFKKYTGVTPKHFRDELHHEFYRFEMAETELQNV, via the coding sequence ATGCAACTACATCAACATTCTATGTCAGAAACGATATCCAAAAGATACTTCCAAGAAATCGATAATATTAATCAATATATCGGTGTCGAAGAATTTTTTAATATTGAGTCGAAATTAATATTTGAAATTTACCATTTAGAATCTACCAAAGCGAAAAAGTCTTTGCATGAGTTAATTGATATTCTTTCAATCCGTTTTGGTAAGCAGGTTATTAAAATTGTTCGAAGTTATTTTTCCGTTTTATCATCAATTGTTGCCCGTAAACTGCTGGACAATCAAGTACCTTCGAAAAAAGCCTTTGCTTTTAATATTGCTTGTAACGATATGATAGAAAATCAGATGAAAGACGCAGAGTTTTTACAATTTGCGGATGATTTAATTGATTTCTTTGTTTACTTTATTGCAGATCGCAAACAACCGACTTTCCGACATCAGACGGTCAACAAAGTAATTATGTATATAAATGATGAACTTGAGAATGATTTAACTGTAGAAAGTATCGCTAATAACTTTCATATCAGTACTAGTCACTTATCACGTATTTTCAGAGAACATGTAGGTATTACATTAGTTGAGTATTTAAATGTTCGACGTGTAGAAGAATCACAATACTACTTACGACATACAAATAAAAGTATTACATCTATCTCAGATCAGTTCCATTTCTGTAACCAAAGTTATTTCACTCGTATTTTTAAAAAATATACAGGTGTTACACCAAAGCATTTCAGAGATGAACTTCATCATGAATTTTATCGTTTTGAAATGGCAGAGACTGAATTACAGAATGTTTAA
- a CDS encoding succinate CoA transferase → MDANVQKRLGLKELESKIVTAEEAAALISNGDVVGMSGFTRAGDAKVVPMALVERAKNEEFKIDVYTGASLGPEVDKYLAEAGAIRKRGPFQGDAGIRNLINSGDVLYVDAHLSHNAELVRQGIIGPIKYLILEAVAITEDGLIIPTNSVGNSPIFAEYAENIIIELNISHPEALIGIHDIYVPGEQGNREAIPMTNAMQRIGEIGIKVDPAKIKAIVISEEPDAPSLIVPPDEETQTMANILLNFFSDEIKAGRLTKQLMPLQSGVGSVANAVLDGFADSEFEDLIVASEVLQDAVFNLIDAGKVKFAAATSITLTEELQKKVYGNLEKYADKICLRSQEISNHPELIRRLGLISINTALELDIYGNVNSTHVSGTRMMNGIGGSGDFARNARLGIFVTKSYAKGGAISSIVPMVSHVDHTEHDVDVIVTEQGIADLRGLAPKERVPLIIENCAHPDYKEQLWDYYNRAVEATGNHQTPHLLEEALSWHVNLAKNKTMKKEVVKA, encoded by the coding sequence ATGGATGCAAATGTTCAAAAACGCCTAGGTTTAAAAGAACTTGAGAGTAAAATTGTTACTGCTGAAGAAGCAGCAGCACTTATTTCTAACGGTGATGTAGTTGGGATGAGCGGTTTTACTCGTGCTGGGGACGCAAAAGTTGTGCCAATGGCATTAGTTGAGCGCGCGAAAAATGAAGAATTCAAGATTGATGTATATACAGGTGCATCATTAGGACCAGAAGTAGATAAGTACTTAGCAGAAGCTGGTGCAATTCGTAAACGTGGACCATTCCAGGGGGACGCAGGTATCCGTAATTTAATTAATTCTGGAGATGTCTTATATGTAGATGCTCATCTTTCTCATAACGCTGAGCTAGTACGTCAAGGAATTATTGGGCCAATTAAATATCTAATTCTTGAAGCTGTTGCAATTACTGAAGATGGATTAATCATTCCAACAAACTCTGTAGGTAACTCACCAATTTTTGCAGAATATGCAGAAAATATTATTATCGAGTTAAACATTTCTCACCCAGAAGCTTTAATTGGTATCCACGATATTTATGTTCCAGGTGAACAAGGTAATCGTGAAGCAATTCCAATGACCAATGCTATGCAACGCATTGGTGAAATTGGTATCAAAGTTGATCCAGCTAAAATTAAAGCAATTGTTATTTCTGAAGAGCCAGATGCCCCTTCATTAATCGTTCCACCAGATGAAGAAACACAAACAATGGCTAACATTTTATTAAACTTCTTCAGTGATGAAATTAAAGCAGGTCGTCTAACAAAACAATTAATGCCTTTACAATCTGGTGTCGGTTCTGTAGCAAACGCTGTACTAGATGGTTTCGCAGATTCTGAATTCGAAGATCTCATTGTGGCATCAGAAGTACTGCAAGATGCAGTATTTAACCTGATTGATGCAGGTAAAGTTAAATTTGCTGCTGCTACTTCCATTACACTGACTGAGGAATTACAGAAGAAAGTATACGGCAATTTAGAAAAATATGCCGATAAAATTTGCTTACGTTCACAAGAAATTTCTAACCACCCAGAACTTATACGTCGTTTGGGACTAATCTCAATTAATACGGCTTTAGAGTTAGATATCTATGGTAACGTTAACTCTACACATGTATCTGGAACACGTATGATGAACGGTATCGGTGGTTCAGGAGACTTTGCACGTAACGCACGTCTTGGTATTTTTGTTACAAAATCATATGCAAAAGGTGGAGCTATTTCATCGATTGTGCCAATGGTTTCTCATGTTGACCACACTGAGCATGATGTGGATGTAATTGTAACAGAGCAAGGTATTGCTGACTTACGTGGTCTTGCACCAAAAGAGCGTGTACCTTTAATTATTGAAAACTGTGCACATCCAGATTACAAAGAACAATTATGGGATTACTACAACCGTGCAGTTGAGGCAACAGGTAACCACCAAACGCCTCATCTTTTAGAGGAAGCACTTTCTTGGCATGTAAATCTTGCTAAAAACAAAACAATGAAAAAAGAAGTTGTAAAAGCTTAA